A DNA window from Sulfitobacter noctilucicola contains the following coding sequences:
- a CDS encoding DUF5928 domain-containing protein: MAKIAYILLCHKDPEAIIRQAERLTAVGDYMSIHFDASASASLFKEIKDALKDNPNVTFAKKRIKCGWGEWSLVQATLNAVQSAVDAFPRATHFYMLSGDCMAIKSAEYTHKFLNDNDADFIESFDYFDSDWIKTGWKEERLIYRHLVNEREHKKLFYFMFEVQKRLKLERKIPEDLQIMIGSQWWCLRRETIEALLKFVRKRRDVVRFFKTTWIPDETFFQTLVRHLVAEDEIRSRTLTFLMFTDYGMPVTFYNDHYELLLSQDYLFARKISPDAADLKRRLGLLYVAQGVQFMISNEGRSLFQFLSGRGRIGRRFATRFWETESTLGRERELLIVVCKKWHVAKRVLERIRQVTNVPAIEYLFNEEDTPLPDLGGIQNTLEKRHRHRRALMRMLFDYFETDKLIICMDPANLDLLNDFAADRSVTRIMEIECQFSDDYLTGHAMRVGLAGDQTSVDTLERLLPTIRNDMVFESDRIRDAQFEHLTRMRETADVEKNADALSEFLAIPREKAHDIASTDYLFAD, translated from the coding sequence ATGGCTAAAATCGCCTATATCTTGCTATGCCACAAGGACCCCGAGGCCATCATCAGGCAAGCGGAGCGTCTAACTGCGGTTGGCGATTATATGTCGATCCACTTTGACGCTTCGGCCAGTGCGTCCCTTTTCAAAGAGATCAAGGACGCCCTGAAGGACAATCCTAACGTCACTTTTGCAAAGAAGCGGATCAAGTGCGGCTGGGGTGAATGGTCTTTGGTTCAGGCAACGCTGAACGCTGTTCAATCTGCCGTTGACGCCTTCCCCCGCGCAACACATTTTTACATGCTGTCAGGCGATTGCATGGCAATCAAGTCAGCCGAGTATACCCACAAATTCCTCAACGATAACGACGCCGACTTTATCGAGAGCTTTGACTACTTCGACAGTGACTGGATCAAGACTGGCTGGAAGGAAGAGCGCCTGATCTACCGCCATCTGGTCAACGAGCGTGAACACAAAAAGCTGTTCTACTTCATGTTCGAAGTTCAAAAGCGCCTGAAACTGGAGCGTAAAATTCCAGAGGACCTTCAGATCATGATCGGTTCGCAGTGGTGGTGTCTGCGACGCGAAACCATCGAGGCACTGCTAAAGTTTGTGCGCAAGCGCCGTGATGTTGTGCGCTTTTTCAAGACGACGTGGATCCCGGACGAAACATTCTTTCAGACGCTTGTGCGCCACTTGGTAGCCGAAGACGAAATCCGTTCGCGCACTCTGACCTTTCTGATGTTCACCGACTACGGCATGCCGGTGACATTTTATAACGACCATTACGAGCTGCTGTTGTCACAAGATTACTTGTTTGCCCGCAAGATCAGCCCGGATGCAGCGGACCTCAAACGCCGCCTTGGGTTGCTCTATGTGGCGCAGGGCGTGCAATTCATGATCAGCAACGAAGGGCGCAGCCTCTTCCAGTTCCTTTCGGGTCGCGGACGCATCGGTCGTCGTTTTGCTACCCGTTTTTGGGAAACCGAAAGCACACTTGGACGCGAACGCGAATTGCTGATTGTCGTGTGCAAGAAATGGCACGTGGCCAAACGGGTACTCGAACGCATTCGGCAGGTGACGAATGTCCCGGCCATCGAATATCTTTTTAACGAAGAAGACACGCCGCTGCCTGATCTTGGTGGCATCCAGAACACACTGGAAAAACGCCATCGCCACCGCCGCGCGCTGATGCGGATGCTGTTTGACTATTTCGAAACCGACAAACTCATCATCTGCATGGACCCGGCCAACCTTGATCTGCTGAACGACTTCGCCGCTGACCGGTCTGTGACACGCATCATGGAAATCGAATGCCAGTTTTCCGACGACTATCTGACCGGCCACGCGATGCGTGTGGGCCTGGCTGGCGATCAGACATCTGTGGATACGTTGGAGCGGTTGTTGCCAACCATCCGCAATGACATGGTCTTTGAAAGCGACAGGATCCGCGATGCGCAGTTCGAACATTTGACCCGCATGCGCGAGACTGCCGATGTTGAAAAGAACGCCGATGCACTGAGCGAGTTTCTGGCCATTCCTAGAGAGAAGGCCCACGACATAGCATCAACCGACTATCTATTCGCAGACTAG
- a CDS encoding DUF1523 family protein — MTMIKWVFWSTIWLLVIAVFHYTLPQVDIVRVTDTYEKRIDPGENALFWSQADVGSDGTMANRDVFFIQTRRAKGDVMVYRNEDTGWGWPPYFKFDTSNLQAEAADAKSTADAAQYYAIKHYGWRNEFFTIFPNAISLRPVDGPDASKGIPFLNIFIITLFAAIVWAIYVRWRRFRMSRIDPTLEAIEDDMAERSGAVKRWLGTWKKKA; from the coding sequence GTGACGATGATCAAATGGGTTTTCTGGAGCACGATCTGGCTGCTGGTGATTGCGGTGTTTCATTACACGCTGCCGCAAGTGGATATCGTGCGGGTGACGGACACCTATGAAAAACGGATCGATCCCGGTGAGAATGCACTGTTCTGGTCGCAGGCCGATGTGGGCTCGGACGGTACGATGGCGAACCGAGATGTGTTCTTTATCCAGACGCGGCGCGCCAAAGGTGATGTGATGGTCTACCGCAATGAGGATACCGGCTGGGGCTGGCCGCCGTATTTCAAATTCGACACATCGAATTTGCAGGCAGAGGCGGCAGATGCCAAATCAACGGCGGATGCTGCGCAGTACTATGCGATCAAGCATTACGGCTGGCGCAACGAGTTTTTCACGATCTTCCCGAACGCAATTTCGCTGCGCCCCGTTGACGGGCCTGATGCGTCCAAAGGCATTCCGTTCCTGAATATCTTTATCATTACGCTGTTTGCGGCGATTGTCTGGGCGATCTACGTGCGCTGGCGCAGGTTCCGCATGTCGCGCATTGATCCAACGCTAGAGGCCATTGAGGATGATATGGCCGAGCGCAGCGGCGCTGTGAAACGCTGGTTGGGGACGTGGAAAAAGAAAGCGTGA
- a CDS encoding DUF6638 family protein, whose translation MNRLIQHGLMFGNLFHVASPALVDRYNRALNHLSGKTTKLTDFHIDISGYSPEVGDELKDHEYLNHQGVNRQFILLSMEQRTAPLLNMKFSTSRGILKEFIQQNEAQLFALTARDAVAGELVNSVYDVSTPARLFDYRRVEVEADTTSGAVKDARELGRLVGRFKNDKDGWYDDVLISEMITLAGKTGDITRNPVKLNAMSFDQRNFWTAHFGGMYLFQDVEHPAVIAPGGKDHLGELPLEFVFDASEPNRIAQFLTLNGLAEPIFEGRKDWAADVLRQKMDFVLIDAVTSAGGDLSGTTRADMRSLARRFHRDLSEEFHALNALVNWIETGSKWPLITSDHPAYFYTLRASDTKDAALVNMLLAELAPKDARQMFICHKELFYDTYRGWSEAKKAYVVDFLVAEYQVDKAGARDTLFGHDAPMEEPERVPVPDMIAKVGPWGAVRRR comes from the coding sequence ATGAACCGCCTCATCCAACACGGCCTCATGTTCGGCAACCTGTTCCACGTCGCCTCCCCCGCGCTCGTCGACCGCTACAACCGTGCGCTCAATCATCTTTCCGGCAAGACCACTAAACTCACCGATTTCCACATCGACATCTCCGGCTACTCCCCCGAGGTTGGGGACGAATTGAAAGACCACGAGTACCTCAACCACCAAGGCGTCAACCGGCAGTTTATTCTACTGAGCATGGAGCAGCGCACGGCACCTTTGCTCAACATGAAATTTTCGACCTCGCGGGGCATCCTCAAGGAGTTTATCCAGCAGAACGAGGCGCAGCTCTTTGCGCTGACCGCTCGTGATGCGGTGGCGGGTGAGTTGGTTAATTCTGTTTACGATGTGTCCACGCCCGCGCGGCTCTTTGACTACCGCCGCGTCGAAGTCGAGGCGGATACAACGAGCGGTGCGGTGAAAGATGCGCGGGAGTTGGGGCGACTGGTCGGGCGGTTCAAGAATGACAAGGACGGCTGGTACGACGATGTGCTGATCAGTGAGATGATCACACTGGCGGGCAAGACCGGTGATATCACGCGCAATCCGGTCAAGCTGAACGCGATGAGCTTTGACCAGCGCAACTTCTGGACGGCGCATTTCGGCGGGATGTACCTGTTTCAGGATGTAGAGCATCCGGCAGTGATCGCGCCCGGCGGTAAGGATCATCTGGGTGAATTGCCGCTCGAGTTTGTATTTGACGCCTCGGAGCCGAACCGGATTGCGCAGTTTCTGACGCTGAACGGATTGGCCGAGCCGATCTTTGAGGGGCGCAAGGACTGGGCGGCAGATGTGCTGCGGCAAAAGATGGATTTTGTGCTGATCGACGCGGTGACAAGTGCTGGCGGTGATCTGAGCGGGACAACACGGGCTGACATGCGCAGTCTTGCGCGGCGGTTCCACAGGGATTTATCGGAAGAGTTTCATGCGCTCAACGCGCTGGTGAACTGGATCGAGACGGGGAGCAAATGGCCGCTGATCACCAGCGACCATCCGGCGTATTTCTACACGTTGCGGGCTTCTGATACAAAGGACGCGGCGCTGGTGAATATGTTGCTGGCCGAACTTGCCCCCAAAGACGCGCGGCAAATGTTCATTTGCCACAAGGAATTATTCTACGATACTTATCGCGGCTGGTCTGAGGCCAAGAAGGCTTACGTTGTGGATTTCCTCGTGGCCGAGTATCAGGTGGATAAGGCGGGCGCGCGCGATACCTTGTTCGGTCACGATGCCCCGATGGAGGAGCCGGAGCGCGTGCCGGTGCCGGATATGATAGCAAAGGTCGGGCCATGGGGCGCGGTACGGAGGAGATAG
- a CDS encoding putative phage abortive infection protein: MNKKGSSGAFPTRTGGAQGGVISPAPNRPWLVVLIALLGFVFGMFIIHAFHIPYTSEELVTGTFLQKLLVSRPNEIGDTLAGIFGTLAFLAAALAVVMQSFELRAQRQVLEATQDELAQSRLAYEKTNSHLEQQRFESLFFELLNTHNSIVNSIDLRNSDTGNVVSSGRDCFKSFSKDLEKTTEEKFYTDTRLDKTDERYLDLYGKHHSDLGHYFRFIYNAMRVILENKFSEQSHRRLFRALFSDDELLLIFYNARSPHGRKMIGFIEVFEIFNNLPKDRLIYEEHRTFFSDKCFGEAT; this comes from the coding sequence TTGAATAAGAAAGGCTCCAGTGGAGCGTTTCCAACGCGAACGGGCGGAGCCCAGGGAGGGGTGATTAGCCCGGCTCCAAATCGACCGTGGCTTGTCGTACTCATCGCGCTTCTCGGTTTCGTCTTCGGAATGTTTATCATCCATGCTTTTCATATTCCTTACACAAGTGAAGAACTGGTGACAGGCACGTTCCTGCAAAAGTTGCTAGTTTCTCGACCAAACGAAATTGGCGATACTTTGGCTGGGATTTTTGGCACATTGGCTTTTCTTGCCGCAGCATTGGCCGTTGTTATGCAGTCGTTCGAGTTGCGTGCCCAACGACAGGTTTTAGAAGCGACTCAAGATGAATTAGCGCAGTCTCGCCTGGCTTATGAAAAGACGAACAGTCACCTAGAACAGCAGAGGTTTGAGAGTCTGTTCTTTGAACTTTTGAATACCCACAACTCTATCGTAAACTCGATTGACCTGAGAAATTCCGATACCGGTAATGTGGTCAGTAGTGGTCGAGATTGCTTCAAGTCATTCTCGAAGGATTTAGAAAAAACAACTGAAGAAAAGTTCTATACAGATACCCGTCTTGATAAGACTGATGAGCGATATCTCGATCTTTACGGAAAGCATCATTCGGATCTAGGTCACTATTTTCGCTTCATCTACAATGCTATGCGTGTAATTCTTGAGAATAAGTTCTCTGAACAATCCCACCGGCGCTTGTTTCGAGCATTGTTTTCTGATGATGAACTCCTTCTGATTTTCTATAATGCCAGATCGCCACATGGAAGAAAAATGATAGGGTTCATTGAGGTATTCGAGATATTTAACAATTTGCCAAAAGACCGTCTCATATATGAAGAACATCGCACTTTCTTCTCCGACAAGTGCTTTGGTGAGGCCACATGA
- a CDS encoding AAA family ATPase translates to MTQTADAMELREEDIAGHVAVAQSLLEGFDHAPRIGTAAGAEPVERSSGIGTRRRFRSTTPGLVTQRRVASGAVSLIARVEGADGDDALMSPMQATVLHALRRAIAIALAVAENVAEHSGLGDLKRANLEGSLPAARKSEFTELLAAEALVTLYVFGNATAYLLSSHLPEASVEVGDVEEVLTDNGQTALHGVLWELDQDIAAHGTDDARLVATVSAFAEVLMEKVALRAQSAPRLETFSSASWRVEADDFTVSGFTPAHKAASTKLTMTFKKPNEVVGNHIAKYQAMKLAKMLMAYDFDRRLNPFAELGGFIFTFMGDGAPGTGKTTLIQMMAGLISEYCANADYPFRYQNLSTDNIDSYQGKSGQNAKAFINNIIDPSVIGFGTIDDIDQLAGKRGDRQSSAGQLEITAVLMESFAGANTVVRGNCTFGMFSNYPENVDDALRQRAGARFLVDGPQTREDYVDILYLLMGKNHDIPLGDHQVFEAQAIKKAVAASFEGHSKPHEAGLLKVYETVRSEIGELDTINKLGTYLKGIQEADPRFTGRAIKNITDAVKVRAMDFELPDEWMEQPELFLFKGYDEKKAMIEGMRQPITVEMVVQEINRYADSEFRYADKSDEVAIENAVREMGRMEAAKKRYLSGGER, encoded by the coding sequence ATGACGCAGACGGCAGACGCAATGGAGTTGCGCGAGGAAGATATTGCCGGTCACGTTGCGGTGGCCCAATCGCTTTTGGAAGGGTTCGACCATGCGCCGCGCATTGGCACGGCGGCCGGGGCGGAACCGGTGGAACGCTCGTCAGGAATTGGAACAAGGCGCAGGTTTCGCAGCACGACACCGGGTCTGGTCACGCAGCGGCGGGTGGCATCGGGTGCGGTGTCATTGATTGCACGGGTTGAGGGCGCGGACGGTGATGATGCGCTGATGTCGCCGATGCAGGCGACGGTGCTGCACGCATTGCGCCGCGCTATCGCGATTGCGCTGGCGGTGGCAGAGAATGTGGCAGAGCATTCGGGCCTCGGTGATCTGAAGCGGGCAAACCTTGAGGGGTCCTTGCCTGCCGCCCGCAAGTCGGAGTTCACTGAGCTGTTGGCGGCGGAGGCCTTGGTCACGCTCTACGTTTTTGGCAACGCAACCGCTTATCTGCTGTCTTCGCACCTGCCAGAGGCGTCAGTTGAGGTGGGCGATGTAGAGGAAGTACTGACCGACAACGGCCAGACCGCGCTGCACGGAGTGCTGTGGGAGCTGGATCAGGACATCGCGGCGCATGGGACGGATGATGCCCGTCTGGTGGCGACGGTGTCAGCCTTTGCCGAAGTGTTGATGGAAAAGGTCGCGCTGCGGGCGCAATCGGCCCCGAGGCTGGAGACATTTTCATCGGCAAGCTGGCGGGTGGAGGCGGATGATTTCACCGTGTCCGGCTTTACGCCTGCGCATAAGGCGGCGTCGACCAAGCTGACCATGACGTTCAAGAAACCGAACGAGGTTGTGGGTAACCATATCGCCAAGTATCAGGCGATGAAACTTGCCAAGATGCTGATGGCCTATGACTTTGACCGGCGGCTGAACCCCTTTGCAGAATTGGGCGGGTTCATCTTTACCTTCATGGGCGACGGCGCGCCGGGGACGGGGAAAACCACGCTGATCCAGATGATGGCGGGGCTGATTTCGGAGTATTGTGCCAACGCGGATTATCCGTTCCGCTATCAGAACCTGAGCACGGATAATATCGACAGCTATCAGGGCAAATCGGGCCAGAACGCGAAGGCGTTTATCAATAACATTATTGATCCGAGCGTCATCGGCTTTGGCACCATCGACGATATTGACCAGCTGGCGGGCAAGCGCGGCGACCGGCAGTCTTCGGCGGGGCAGTTGGAGATTACCGCCGTGTTGATGGAGAGTTTCGCGGGGGCCAATACGGTTGTGCGCGGGAATTGTACCTTCGGGATGTTCTCGAATTACCCCGAGAACGTGGACGATGCTTTGCGGCAGCGGGCGGGGGCAAGGTTCCTTGTCGACGGGCCGCAGACCCGGGAGGATTACGTTGATATCCTCTATCTGCTGATGGGCAAGAACCACGATATTCCGCTGGGCGATCATCAGGTGTTTGAGGCGCAGGCGATCAAGAAGGCGGTGGCGGCTTCGTTCGAGGGGCATTCGAAACCGCATGAGGCGGGGTTGTTGAAGGTCTATGAGACGGTACGTTCCGAGATCGGGGAGTTGGATACGATCAACAAGCTGGGCACCTATTTGAAGGGGATTCAGGAGGCCGATCCGCGGTTCACGGGGCGGGCGATCAAGAACATCACGGACGCGGTCAAGGTCCGCGCGATGGACTTTGAACTGCCGGATGAATGGATGGAGCAGCCGGAGTTGTTCCTGTTCAAAGGGTACGACGAGAAGAAGGCGATGATTGAGGGGATGCGCCAGCCGATCACGGTGGAGATGGTGGTGCAGGAGATCAACCGCTACGCGGACAGCGAGTTCCGCTATGCGGATAAGTCGGATGAGGTGGCGATCGAGAATGCCGTGCGCGAGATGGGGCGGATGGAGGCTGCGAAGAAGCGGTATTTGTCGGGGGGTGAGCGTTGA
- a CDS encoding MFS transporter, producing MTRHAGMARNVRLYPWFKFVQNLIFWQSIWFLFFQTELSAAEAIVLYAVYDVATTALEVPSGYMSDRLGRRYTLIGATVAGALGAGLIAFGTDFYIFALGQVCLGAAAALASGTDHALLYESLEADGRGEAVEHHETLSWRATLTGLALSAVTGGLMASYSFEAAFMAGAIAFLVCLFIALRFTEPPHAMCDPTTIGLAAQWRFFRQSMRQPVLVWLFMLAVVMYGFSHVPFVFGQPFIAQAMDRLIWPLDASIVSGSVSAVMMLVSVAASLVAVWLRARIGLAAILLLALFIQIALIGVMAATSSAFAIIMLFFRMVPDSFSKPFMMARIQPLLGDQGRATYLSLQSFGGRLLLAGSLLVASANVQEGAVMAYSDIQMTLAGYTLAGMAAFALLLVSVRWSRIGSSAAE from the coding sequence ATGACGCGCCATGCTGGCATGGCGCGGAACGTGCGGCTTTATCCATGGTTCAAGTTCGTACAAAACCTGATCTTTTGGCAGTCAATCTGGTTTTTGTTTTTCCAAACAGAGCTTTCGGCGGCAGAAGCAATTGTCCTTTACGCCGTTTATGATGTTGCCACGACCGCACTGGAGGTGCCGTCAGGCTATATGTCGGACCGCCTCGGGCGTAGGTACACCTTGATTGGTGCAACCGTTGCGGGGGCGCTGGGTGCGGGATTGATTGCGTTTGGTACTGATTTTTACATCTTTGCGCTGGGTCAGGTCTGTCTTGGTGCGGCTGCCGCCCTTGCCTCCGGTACGGATCACGCATTGCTTTACGAATCTCTTGAGGCGGACGGGCGCGGGGAAGCGGTTGAACATCACGAGACCTTGAGCTGGCGTGCGACGTTAACAGGGCTGGCATTGTCGGCCGTTACTGGCGGGCTGATGGCAAGCTATTCGTTTGAAGCGGCATTCATGGCCGGTGCCATAGCATTCCTGGTCTGCCTGTTCATCGCCCTGCGCTTTACCGAACCGCCGCATGCCATGTGTGACCCTACAACCATCGGGTTGGCGGCCCAGTGGCGGTTCTTTAGGCAATCCATGCGGCAACCTGTTCTGGTCTGGCTCTTTATGCTGGCGGTGGTGATGTACGGTTTCAGTCATGTTCCATTTGTCTTTGGCCAACCATTTATTGCGCAAGCCATGGATCGCCTGATCTGGCCCTTGGACGCATCTATTGTAAGCGGGTCTGTGTCAGCGGTGATGATGTTGGTGTCCGTAGCGGCGTCGCTGGTCGCAGTCTGGCTGAGGGCGCGCATCGGGCTGGCCGCTATTTTGCTGTTGGCTTTGTTTATTCAGATTGCCTTGATCGGTGTTATGGCCGCAACCAGCTCGGCCTTTGCCATCATCATGCTGTTTTTCCGGATGGTACCGGATTCTTTTTCGAAACCGTTTATGATGGCACGAATACAGCCCTTGCTTGGGGATCAGGGTCGTGCCACCTACCTGTCGCTTCAAAGTTTCGGCGGTCGTTTGCTTCTCGCAGGATCCCTCCTTGTGGCATCGGCGAATGTACAGGAAGGGGCGGTCATGGCCTATTCTGATATTCAGATGACGCTGGCTGGATATACTCTTGCTGGTATGGCGGCCTTTGCTTTGCTGCTTGTATCCGTGCGTTGGTCGCGGATCGGGAGCAGCGCGGCCGAGTAG
- a CDS encoding NAD-dependent succinate-semialdehyde dehydrogenase produces MTDATNLKSILKDPSLLETRAYIGGKWVDGDDGTFDVTNPARGDVVAKVANLSRAQVAGAIAQAEAAQKEWAKWTGKERAAVMRKWFDLMMENQDDLGAILTAEQGKPWAEAKGEIGYGASFIEFFGEEAKRIYGETIPGHQRDKRITVIKQPIGVAASITPWNFPNAMITRKAAPALAAGCAFVARPAAETPLSAIVMGVLAERAGIPAGVFNVVPSSSSSAVGKEFCENPAVRKITFTGSTEVGRILLKQAADQVMKCSMELGGNAPFIVFDDADLDAAVEGAILCKFRNNGQTCVCANRIYVQAGVYDAFAEKLKARVEKMKVGDGFEDGVELGPLINNDASEKVKEHVEDALSKGATILLGSKEEKMEGNFLAPTILTGVTQDMAVSKEETFGPLAPLFKFDNEDDVIEMANDTIFGLASYFYAKDLSRVYKVAEALEYGIVGVNTGIISTEVAPFGGVKQSGLGREGSHHGIEDYLEMKYICMSV; encoded by the coding sequence ATGACCGACGCAACCAATCTGAAATCTATTCTCAAAGATCCAAGCCTTCTTGAAACACGTGCCTATATCGGTGGCAAATGGGTTGATGGCGACGACGGAACATTTGACGTCACAAACCCTGCACGCGGCGATGTCGTGGCAAAGGTTGCCAACCTGAGCCGCGCGCAGGTCGCTGGTGCCATCGCGCAGGCAGAAGCCGCTCAGAAAGAATGGGCCAAGTGGACCGGTAAGGAACGTGCCGCCGTCATGCGTAAATGGTTCGACCTGATGATGGAGAACCAGGACGATCTTGGCGCAATACTGACTGCAGAGCAGGGCAAACCATGGGCTGAAGCCAAGGGCGAAATCGGTTATGGCGCGTCCTTCATCGAATTCTTCGGCGAAGAAGCCAAGCGCATCTATGGCGAAACAATCCCGGGCCACCAGCGTGACAAGCGGATTACAGTAATCAAGCAACCCATCGGCGTTGCCGCATCAATCACGCCTTGGAACTTCCCCAATGCGATGATTACCCGCAAAGCAGCGCCAGCATTGGCTGCCGGGTGTGCTTTCGTTGCGCGCCCTGCCGCCGAGACACCTTTGTCTGCTATCGTTATGGGTGTGCTGGCCGAGCGTGCGGGCATCCCCGCCGGCGTCTTCAATGTCGTGCCGTCATCATCATCATCAGCCGTAGGCAAGGAATTCTGCGAAAACCCCGCGGTACGCAAAATCACCTTTACCGGCTCCACCGAGGTGGGTCGCATCCTGCTAAAGCAGGCTGCAGATCAGGTGATGAAGTGCTCCATGGAGCTGGGTGGCAATGCGCCGTTTATCGTGTTTGACGACGCGGACCTGGACGCAGCTGTCGAAGGCGCGATCCTGTGTAAATTCCGTAACAACGGCCAAACCTGTGTATGCGCCAACCGCATCTACGTGCAGGCAGGTGTCTATGATGCCTTCGCCGAAAAGTTGAAAGCGCGCGTTGAAAAGATGAAAGTCGGTGACGGCTTCGAAGACGGTGTGGAGCTTGGCCCACTGATCAACAACGATGCCTCCGAGAAGGTCAAAGAACACGTGGAAGACGCCCTGTCTAAAGGTGCGACCATCCTTCTGGGTTCCAAGGAAGAGAAAATGGAAGGCAACTTCCTGGCTCCGACAATCCTTACCGGTGTGACGCAAGACATGGCCGTATCAAAAGAAGAGACCTTTGGCCCGCTCGCCCCTTTGTTCAAGTTCGACAATGAAGACGATGTCATCGAGATGGCAAATGACACCATCTTCGGCCTGGCGTCCTACTTCTATGCCAAAGACCTTAGCCGCGTTTACAAAGTAGCCGAGGCGCTGGAATACGGCATCGTCGGCGTGAACACCGGCATCATCTCGACCGAAGTGGCGCCATTCGGTGGGGTCAAACAGTCGGGCCTTGGGCGCGAAGGCTCGCACCACGGGATCGAAGACTATCTTGAGATGAAATACATCTGCATGAGCGTCTAA
- a CDS encoding RNA polymerase sigma factor, protein MKSDDTTLALAAAGGDAGAFARLMERQYDRFFRLCFRLTGSRTEAEDLTQDICAALPAKLRSFNGDASFTTWAYRICVNAAHDRRRRAATHARAASGWGDWEINRRAADAQAEEALDWLTQAMATLSEDLRDTLALVLDDVTHAQAGDILGISEGTVSWRISQAKKHLATLRQEDTA, encoded by the coding sequence ATGAAAAGCGACGACACCACACTGGCCCTTGCGGCTGCGGGCGGCGATGCCGGTGCCTTTGCACGGCTGATGGAGCGGCAATATGACCGGTTCTTCAGGCTGTGCTTTCGGCTGACCGGCAGCCGTACCGAGGCTGAAGACCTGACGCAGGATATCTGTGCTGCCTTGCCCGCCAAGTTGCGCAGCTTCAACGGCGACGCCAGTTTCACGACTTGGGCTTACAGGATTTGCGTGAACGCAGCCCACGACCGCCGCCGCCGTGCTGCCACCCACGCACGCGCAGCAAGCGGATGGGGCGATTGGGAGATCAACCGCCGTGCTGCAGATGCGCAAGCCGAAGAAGCACTGGACTGGCTGACACAGGCCATGGCCACCCTATCTGAAGACCTGCGCGACACGCTGGCGCTTGTTCTTGACGATGTGACACATGCACAGGCGGGCGATATCCTCGGGATATCCGAAGGAACCGTCAGCTGGCGCATCAGCCAAGCCAAAAAACACCTCGCAACCCTGCGGCAGGAGGACACGGCATGA